A genomic window from Punica granatum isolate Tunisia-2019 chromosome 2, ASM765513v2, whole genome shotgun sequence includes:
- the LOC116194864 gene encoding auxin efflux carrier component 2, which produces MITGKDIYDVLAAIVPLYVAMILAYGSVRWWKIFTPDQCSGINRFVAVFAVPLLSFHFISTNDIYAMNYHFIAADSLQKVVILVALFVWQAFSKHGNLEWMITLFSLSTLPNTLVMGIPLLSAMYGEFSGGLMVQIVVLQSVIWYTLMLFMFEYRGAKLLINDQFPETAGSITSFKVESDVISLNGREPLQADAEIGEDGKLHVVVRRSNTPSMISSFKSHGLNSLTSMTPRASNLTGVEIYSVQSSREPTPRASSFNQTDFYAMFNSKAASPKHGYTNSFQGGFPDIYSVQSSKVATPRTSNFDEDMLRINNSNPKKRGGQKSMSGELYNGGSLPAYPPPNPMFSGSTSGNPRRKDSGGGGGGPNNKELHMFVWSSSASPVSEANTRNAMHADPSGRAASLPQENTASKAMQELIDNMTPPGKRPKANANADHQKEVEVQVEEGSKQAPLNGSPYSNCQKKVDMDEEGAGEPSRKHQMPPASVMTRLILIMVWRKLIRNPNTYSSLLGLAWSLISFKWNIQMPSIVKGSISILSDAGLGMAMFSLGLFMALQPRIIACGKSVATFSMAVRFLTGPAVIAAASIAIGLRGVLLHVAIVQAALPQGIVPFVFAKEYNVHPDILSTAVIFGMLIALPITILYYVLLGV; this is translated from the exons ATGATCACTGGGAAGGATATATATGACGTCCTCGCCGCGATTGTGCCGCTGTATGTTGCCATGATCTTAGCCTACGGGTCGGTCCGGTGGTGGAAGATCTTCACACCCGACCAGTGCTCTGGCATAAACCGATTTGTGGCGGTCTTTGCAGTCCCCCTGCTCTCTTTCCACTTCATCTCCACCAATGACATATACGCTATGAACTACCACTTTATCGCGGCCGACTCGCTCCAGAAAGTCGTCATCCTCGTTGCCCTCTTTGTATGGCAAGCGTTCTCAAAGCATGGGAACCTCGAGTGGATGATCACACTATTCTCACTGTCGACCCTACCGAACACCCTGGTGATGGGAATCCCACTGCTAAGTGCCATGTATGGGGAATTTTCAG GCGGTCTGATGGTCCAGATCGTGGTCCTGCAAAGCGTGATTTGGTACACACTCATGCTCTTCATGTTCGAGTACCGGGGGGCTAAGTTGCTCATCAATGACCAGTTCCCTGAGACAGCTGGGTCAATCACCTCGTTTAAGGTCGAGTCCGATGTGATATCCCTCAATGGCCGGGAACCCCTGCAGGCAGATGCAGAGATTGGAGAGGATGGGAAACTCCATGTGGTGGTCCGGAGATCCAACACCCCCTCGATGATCTCCTCATTCAAGTCCCATGGGCTGAACTCCCTCACTTCCATGACCCCACGGGCATCAAACCTCACTGGCGTCGAGATCTACTCAGTTCAGTCCTCCAGAGAGCCGACCCCCAGGGCATCGAGTTTCAACCAGACAGACTTCTATGCAATGTTCAATAGCAAAGCTGCGAGCCCCAAGCACGGATACACCAATAGCTTCCAGGGTGGCTTTCCGGACATTTACTCAGTGCAGTCCTCGAAGGTGGCCACCCCAAGGACTTCGAACTTCGATGAGGACATGTTGAGGATTAACAACAGTAATCCCAAGAAAAGAGGAGGACAGAAAAGTATGAGCGGGGAACTGTATAATGGAGGCTCCCTTCCCGCGTATCCACCTCCGAACCCAATGTTTTCAGGGTCTACAAGTGGAAACCCTAGGAGGAAGGACAGTggaggcggaggaggagggcCGAACAATAAGGAGCTCCATATGTTTGTCTGGAGCTCAAGTGCATCTCCAGTCTCTGAAGCAAACACGAGGAATGCTATGCACGCTGATCCTTCCGGTAGGGCAGCAAGTCTCCCACAAGAAAACACAGCCTCCAAAG CAATGCAAGAATTGATCGACAACATGACTCCACCGGGGAAGAGGCCGAAGGCGAATGCGAACGCGGATCATCAGAAAGAGGTGGAAGTACAAGTAGAAGAAGGGAGCAAGCAAGCTCCTTTGAATGGGTCTCCGTACAGCAATTGCCAGAAGAAAGTGGACATGGACGAAGAAGGAGCGGGAGAACCCAGCAGGAAGCATCAAATGCCACCAGCCAGTGTGATGACAAGGCTCATCCTCATCATGGTCTGGAGGAAGCTCATCCGGAACCCGAACACTTACTCGAGCCTTCTAGGGCTCGCCTGGTCCCTAATCTCTTTCAA GTGGAACATTCAAATGCCATCGATAGTGAAAGGATCCATCTCCATTTTGTCTGATGCTGGTCTTGGGATGGCCATGTTCAGTCTTG GACTTTTCATGGCTCTTCAACCGAGGATAATAGCTTGTGGGAAGTCAGTGGCAACATTTTCAATGGCAGTTAGGTTCTTGACTGGACCAGCTGTGATCGCTGCCGCTTCCATTGCCATTGGCCTCCGGGGAGTTCTCTTGCACGTTGCCATTGTTCAG GCTGCTCTACCACAAGGAATCGTTCCGTTTGTGTTTGCTAAGGAATATAACGTTCATCCCGACATCCTTAGCACCGC GGTTATTTTTGGGATGCTGATTGCTTTGCCCATCACGATACTCTATTATGTTCTTCTCGGAGTCTGA